DNA from Clostridia bacterium:
TAAAAGGACTGCAGGAAACACTGCTGCCTGTAAAGAAAGAAATGTCGTATATAAAGGACAACGGAGTTTACGTAATTACAGGTGGAATGGGCGGCCTAGGATTTTTACTGGCTTGCCACATATCCAGAAAATCTAAAATCAAATTAGCTTTATTAGGCCGCTCTGAACCGGATCAGCAAAAAATTCTGCAGCTGGCACAGAATGGAGCAGAGGTAATATATCTTAAAGCAGATGTAAGCAGCTACCCGGAGATGGCTGCAGCTTTTGATAAAATCAGGAGCAGCTTAGGGCCAATAAACGGGGTTTTCCATTGTGCAGGCATACTAAAAGATCAGTTTATTATACATAAAAACAGCGCAGAGATCCGTGAAGTGTTGGCTCCCAAAGTGGGTGGCCTACACCATCTGGATGAGGTAACTAAAAATGACAGATTGGATTTCTTTGTTATCTTTTCATCACTTTCCGCTGTTCTGGGAAATGTAGGGCAGGGGGATTATGCAAGTGCAAACGGGTTTATGGATTGCTTCGGTATGTCCCGTCAAGAGAAAGCTGCCAATGAGAAGCGTTATGGCAAAACCATTACTTTTAACTGGCCGTTATGGCAGGATGGTGGTATGCATATAGACAAAGAACTGGAAGATATGATATATACAACGTCCGGAATAAAACCGCTGCCGACTGAGCTTGGTTTGCAGGCGCTGGATAGCATAATAAGCCTCCAAAAGTCTCAGATTGTTATACTTTACGGGGATGAAAACCAAATCGGCAAGCAAATGCAATCAGCTATGGTTTCAAAGGCTGATACTGTCAAAACAGAACGGGGAAAATCCCGAAGTGTGGATGATATAGCTGTTATAGGGCTGGCTGGCCGTTATCCTATGGCTGATTCAATAGAAAGTTATTACGAAAACCTGAAGCAGGGAAGGGATTGCATTACGGGTTTTCCAAAAGACAGATGGAAGGATTATCAATTCTCCTATGATGTTGAGGAGATCTATAAATATGGGGGGTTTATTGATGATATAGATAAATTTGATCCGCTGTTCTTCAACATGCTCCCCGTTCAGGCCGAAAGGATGGATCCACAAGCCAGGTTGTTTTTGGAGGTAGCCTGGGAGGCATGTGAAGACGCAGGATTTTATCAGGACAGGGCTACCCATAATTACCCGTCATCCGGTAATAAAAGTGTAGGTGTTTTTGCCGGAGTTTTCTGGAGTCATTATGAGTTGTTTGCAGCCGAACTAACTCAGAGGGGAATGCCTGTATCACTAGGCTCAAGCCCGGCTGCCATCCCCAATATTGTATCATATTGTTTGAATTTTCATGGACCATCAATGGCTGTAGACACTATGTGTTCTTCAGCACTGACATCTATTCATCTAGCTTGTGAAAGCATACGCAGAGGCGAATGCGGCTATGCCTTAGCCGGAGGAGTCAATGTTGTAACCCATCCCCATAAATATAACTTTCTATCACAGGCAAACTTTTTATCGTCTGACGGAAGGTGCCGGAGCTTTGGCGAAGGCGGAGACGGATATGTGCCCGGGGAAGGTGTGGGTGCTGTATTGCTTACCAGCCTTGAGGAAGCAGAAAAACAGGGTTACCATATTTACGGCGTTATAAAAGGTTCTGCTTTAAACCATGTGGGAAAGACATCGGGATTGACTGTACCAGACCCTGTTGCCCAGTCTGAGGTTATAGCCCATGCACTGGAAAATGCCGGGGTTGACCCGGCTACGTTGAGCTATATCGAGGCCCATGGGACAGGGACATCCCTCGGGGATCCTATCGAAATCCAAGGACTCAATAAGGCATTCAGTAAATGGACTAAAAGAAAGCAGTATTGTGCGATAGGATCATCGAAGTCCAATATCGGACATCTTGAAGCAGCAGCAGGAATTGCCGGACTTACTAAAGTCCTGCTTCAACTTAAGTATCGAAAGTTATTTCCATCTCTGCACTCCGAAAAGGTGAACCCTTATATTCCTTTTCATGAAACACCGTTTTATTTAGCGGATAGTCTGAAAGAATGGACACTGCCTGAAGAAGCACAAGGAGAAAAAGCCGGTTATCCCAGACGTGCCGGATTAAGCTCCTTTGGGGCAAGTGGCAGCAATGCTTTTATTATAGTGGAAGAGTATTTATCATCAAAGCCTGAACAGTGCCTGAATTCTTCTCGTGACATTAATCCGGCCATTATTACCTTGTCAGCGCGAAATAAAAACAGGCTTAAGGCCTATGTGCAAAAAACTTATGAGTTTCTTAAGAAGTGTCGTGAGCATTCTTTAGAGAAAAAATCAAATACTGCTATTGCTTTGACAGATCTGGCATATACACTTCAGGTTGGCCGGGAAGCTATGGAAGAGCGGCTGGCATTTGTTGTTTCGTCAATCGAAGAATTTGAGGTCAAGCTAAAGGAGGTCATAGAAGGAAAGGCTGGCATTGAAGGTGTATATTCAGGCAGAGTTGAAGCTGGCAGAGTGATTTCAGAAGATGAGGATATTGAGAAATCTATTGAGATTTGGTTAACCCAGAGAAATTATGAAATGTTAGCGCAAATATGGATAAAGGGTAGGGTGGTTGACTGGAATAAACTGTATAGCGGCATTAAGCCTCATAGAATGAGTATGCCAACCTACCCGTTTGCAAAAGAACGCTATTGGATATCAGAAAAAGCTCCGAAACTGGCGGATTCTACCTCTGACTTTATTAAGTCTAAGAAGGAAAATACGTTGAAAAAAGAGGTTTTGCAAAAAAACATTCTGTTAAAGGATTGGGAAGAAAAAAACAAGTCCACTAGTCTTGATATAGCTTCGGGGATTGTTATAGTACTGGAAACCGGAGTAACCCAAAAACTTTCTTGCAGGTTGTTCGAGAACCGGGAAGAAATAAAGGTGATTCATGTTACTCATGGTGCTGGGCAGGCTGATACAGATCCAGGCAGGAACGAAAGGATAATTGCCGATTTTTATTCCGCTGAAGCAGGCAAGGTTATGTATCAGGAAATAAAGGACAGGTGCAGTGCTCATAAGCTTCTTGGTGTAATAGATATCACAGCCTATGATAGTGCATATGAAGAATCTGTTACTATCGAATCCGGGAAAATAGGATTGTTGCAGAAGATAGTCGAGCACTACAGGAACGAAAATCTGGTCTTTTTGCAAGTCACCCATAAACTGCAGCACTTCCAGACTTCAAGCCCCACAATGCAGGGGGCTCGTCTGGCAGGATTATACCGGGTGCTGGGAGCGGAATATAAACAAATATATTCCATAACTGTGGATAGTGACTGTACGCTTGAGGATTATGAAAAACTGCAGAAGCAAATTGAAACAGAATTTTACGGCAGCTACTCAGCTGATTCAGCAGAGTGCTGTTATCGTATAGATAAGCGGTATGAACCGAAACTAATAAAAAATCAAATAGAAAATGACATTTTAAAAGATTCTCTTCAAAAAGAAAGCTTTAATTCCCGCGATGTTATTCTGATTACAGGCGGGTCACGGGGAATCGGAGCATCCATTGCCGAGTATGTTGTTTCTTGTGGCTGCCGGAATCTGGTAATAATAGGACGTGAAAAACTACCGGAAAAATCGGTCTGGAAAGAAATTCTGGTGGATGAAAACAAAAGTGTTTTTGCTGAAAAGATAGGAAAAATGCAGTCCTATATAGAGCAAGGAGTTAATGTTTTATATTATAGTACGCCACTTACCGATGAGGATGGCTTAAGGACTATGGTAGATGAAATCCATCAGCAGGCGGGTGCCATAAGCGGAGTATATCATTGTGCCGGAATGATGAGCAGAAGCCCGGCGTTTTTTAAAAAGGAACTGTCAGACATTGAGTCGGTTTGTGAACCTAAAATGAAAGGCCTTCGTATATTGCACAAGGCAATGGAAAATGAACCGTTAGCCTTTTTTATTCTATTCTCTTCTGTATCGGGTACTATACCCAGGCTGGCAGTGGGCCAAGCCGACTACTCAATGGCAAATGCCTATATGGATTTTTACGCAGCTAATCAAGCATGCCGGAGAAACAGCTGTTTCAAAGCTGTTCAATGGCCTGTATGGGGTGAGACAGGAATGGCCTCCGGAGAAAATGTCACTCCCTCATATACTAAAACCGGTATGGAGCCTCTTTCCACAGAAGACGGGATAACATTCTTGAGTTTTATTAAGAAGGAATCCTATAATGTGTGTCTGCCTTGTGTTACGAATGGAGATAAATTCCGGGATGACTGTCTGCTAAGAATAAAAGAGATTACCGAAGGTACTGCTCATAATGACTCGGGCGCAAATAAAGATGTCGGTTTGCATAAAGATTTGCAGTACTATGTCAGACAGTGGCTGAGGGAACAGTTCATGTCGGAACTAAAGTTATCAGATGATCAATTAGATGAAAACAAGCAGTTTAGCGAATACGGTATTGATTCAATTATCCTTGCTCAACTTGTTCAAACACTGCAATCGGGAGTAGAAAAGAAACTGGAGCCATCATTAATTCTGGAATACGGAACAATCTCGGAGCTGGTGGATTACTTTACTGTACACCACGGAGAAAGTTTCAGGAAAAGGTATGCAGTTAACACAAAAGTTCAGGCAGTAAAAATACCTGAACAGAAGAGGTGTTTGGCAGAAAAAGGTTTTGGCGGGACTACGGATGATATAGCTGTTGTAGGGTTATCATGCAGGTTTCCGGGTGCACCTGCAAAAGAAGACTATTGGCAGCTCCTTACCCGGGGATTATCGGCTATAAAGCCTGTACCGGAGAAACGGTGGCAGCCGAAGAATAACCGGATTGACTATGGTGGATGGCTTGATGATGCTGAGTTGTTTGACGCCGATTTTTTTAGTATAAACGAAAAAGATGCAGAAATAATGGACCCACAGGCAAGAATTATTCTCGAGGAGAGTCTGAAAGCAATCTATGATGCAGGATACCGGCATAAAGATCTGTCAGGAGAAAAAGTAGGAGTTTATATCGGCGGACGTTCACAGTCCAATGCAAAAATTAATGCGGTTTTGAATGCGCCCAATCCGATTTTGGGAACAGGTCAGAACTACATGGCAACAAATATCTCACGGTTTTTTAATTTCAGGGGACCCAGTCTGATCGTTGATACTGCTTGTTCTTCAGGAATCACCAGCATGGTGTTTGCCTCGGATGCCCTGCAAAATCACCGGATTGACATTGCAGTAGCGGGGGCGGTAAGCCTACTGTTGAGCCCTTATTCCCATGAACTTTTTGATGCCCGCAACATTTTAAATAGGGACGGGAAGGTTAATATTTTTGATAAAAACTCCGGTGGAGAAGTTTTAGGTGAAGGCTGCGGTGTAGTCATACTGAAGCGGTACAGCGATGCCGTTAAGGATGGAAATCATATATATGGCGTAATAAAAGCAATTGCAACTAATAACGATGGTCGCACCCTTGGCCCCGGCTCACCTAATATCAATGCTCAGAAGCAGGTATTGCAGGATGCCCTGATGTGCAGTGGCAGGAATGCAGAGGATATTGGTTATATTGAAGTAAACGGCGGTGGTTCACCTGTGGTTGATTCAGTAGAAATAAAAGCACTATCAGATATTTACCATTTGGATGATCTTTCTTTATCAGAATGTTATGCAGGTTCAATAAAACCAAATGTCGGACATTTACTGCTGGCATCCGGAATGGCAGGTTTTATCCGCTGTCTGCTCAGTGTTCATTATAAACAGATTCCTCCATTTCTGTCAGCTTTGGAGCCTTTTGATTATTATGATTTTACTTCATCCCGGATCCGCTTTAACCGGGAAACGATAGAATGGGAGACAGCACCAGGCAAGAAGCGGATTGCTGCCCAAAGTTCATTTCCAGATGGGGGTACAAACTGCCATATCATTATAGAGGAGTTTGTGCCGGGTGGAAACTATATGCAGCGGTATTATCCTCAAAAGTGTCCGGAACTGCAAAAGAGAAGTTTTCCACTGTCAGCGGCATCATCCCCGGAAGCTCTGCCTACTCCGAAACATGAGCCGGAGTATTGTAATGGAACAGATCTTAACAGTATCATTCAAAAATTTGTTATAGAGCCGGCTAAAGGAACTGGACAGGAATCCCATATACCTGTTGGGACATTCTGGGGAGAAGTAAAATAAAACGGTTTGGAGAGAGGTCGCATGAAAAAAGTATTTAGTTTAAGCATTTCCAAAGAGAATCCTATTGTTAAGAATCATACGGTAAATGGAGAAGCTTTATTACCGGGTCTGGCTTATATAGACATGCTCTATCAACTGGCTAAACAGGGGTTAGAGACAGGGATTACCGGGTTATGTCTAAAACATATGACGATTTATAGCCCGCTGATTGTAAGAGAAGGCTCTCCGGTTCAGATAAGGATTACATTTACAAAGAAATCACAAGCTTGGAGTATCAGCGTAGAAGGCTCTGAAACAGGGGCACAGCAGGATCCTTCTGAAAGCAGGTTATATGCGGCGGCAGAATTGCATGAAAACGCTGTTTTGAAAAAACAGCAAATAGATATTCTAGGTCTTAAGAGGTCTGCCAAGGAGTGTATTGATCTTGAATCAGTGTATGGTGAGGCCGGAAAACGGGGATTGAAGCATCAAGGGGTAATTAAGGCTAAGGGCTGTATTTATGTAATAGATTCAGGGTGTTTGGTCGAGCTGTGTATAGACGAGAATCAATATAAATCCATGGATACCCTTTTCCACCCTGCTCTGATTGATGGGGCGGCGATGGCGGCATCTGTATTGGCAGACAGTAACAGCTCGGATAATAGTGAATTGTTTATACCGCTATACTATGAGTCGTTTTCCGGAAGGGAACTGTTGCAGACTCATTGTTATGCATTGGTGGACACATCATCCATACAAACAGCTAATGATATCAGGAAACTGGATATTAATTTTTTTAATTTGGAGGGGGAATTGGTGGCTGAATTAAAAGAAATCACTACAAAGCAAATCAGGTCAAAGGGACAAGCAAGTCAAGGAAAGGGAATGGGGGAATCCCGCATATCTGATTCAATAGAAGAAATTTTAAGGAAAATCTTTGCCGGGTATA
Protein-coding regions in this window:
- a CDS encoding SDR family NAD(P)-dependent oxidoreductase — translated: MSDKEKQSRMFLQKIKNSNYIVRDHRVHGVRVLPGVTLLDMVYRLSKAAVGTQSIELRNIVFKKPVVTSEEFDADVFVSFEAMDSCWRVEITSQKQKNDNPVGADQDENMECMLYIKPDSDYSKKVDVAGLIHSADHQLDMDSIYAPARQNGISHYEFMKTLGTVYQRNNEELMELHLSELAEKYRSRFYAHPAFLDGSTFAGLAFYANGREFETHKIETPFIPFMIKRFCIYQQLPEKIYVYSSRRESNDSSAEPDILSTDVIICNESGEVMVEFEKLVYKRVRQANSITDLTDKTNDIQEEEQGAYTPAFPVNCVKEGERGSKQALIGYLQKEIGKMLKINPGDVSIKAGFYDLGLNSTQLLKLVKTLENELKEELYPTLLFEYSTIEVLAEYLLENFNTDALDFKFQKDESTQCVDSSGRTNKHKLFFYEPVWQRKDVIYPQKTGIRKNNHLIVLFDTADSLYASLKNSFTTADVIRLDSDKGSISDRFEDKFLQLFELIQKQLNQNTGSEQLVQVIADSNGTGSYAYALGALFKTIFLENSGMRSQIITFAGINAYPVSTLAQILINEADSEYTGCAEIQYRGNPPERFVKGLQETLLPVKKEMSYIKDNGVYVITGGMGGLGFLLACHISRKSKIKLALLGRSEPDQQKILQLAQNGAEVIYLKADVSSYPEMAAAFDKIRSSLGPINGVFHCAGILKDQFIIHKNSAEIREVLAPKVGGLHHLDEVTKNDRLDFFVIFSSLSAVLGNVGQGDYASANGFMDCFGMSRQEKAANEKRYGKTITFNWPLWQDGGMHIDKELEDMIYTTSGIKPLPTELGLQALDSIISLQKSQIVILYGDENQIGKQMQSAMVSKADTVKTERGKSRSVDDIAVIGLAGRYPMADSIESYYENLKQGRDCITGFPKDRWKDYQFSYDVEEIYKYGGFIDDIDKFDPLFFNMLPVQAERMDPQARLFLEVAWEACEDAGFYQDRATHNYPSSGNKSVGVFAGVFWSHYELFAAELTQRGMPVSLGSSPAAIPNIVSYCLNFHGPSMAVDTMCSSALTSIHLACESIRRGECGYALAGGVNVVTHPHKYNFLSQANFLSSDGRCRSFGEGGDGYVPGEGVGAVLLTSLEEAEKQGYHIYGVIKGSALNHVGKTSGLTVPDPVAQSEVIAHALENAGVDPATLSYIEAHGTGTSLGDPIEIQGLNKAFSKWTKRKQYCAIGSSKSNIGHLEAAAGIAGLTKVLLQLKYRKLFPSLHSEKVNPYIPFHETPFYLADSLKEWTLPEEAQGEKAGYPRRAGLSSFGASGSNAFIIVEEYLSSKPEQCLNSSRDINPAIITLSARNKNRLKAYVQKTYEFLKKCREHSLEKKSNTAIALTDLAYTLQVGREAMEERLAFVVSSIEEFEVKLKEVIEGKAGIEGVYSGRVEAGRVISEDEDIEKSIEIWLTQRNYEMLAQIWIKGRVVDWNKLYSGIKPHRMSMPTYPFAKERYWISEKAPKLADSTSDFIKSKKENTLKKEVLQKNILLKDWEEKNKSTSLDIASGIVIVLETGVTQKLSCRLFENREEIKVIHVTHGAGQADTDPGRNERIIADFYSAEAGKVMYQEIKDRCSAHKLLGVIDITAYDSAYEESVTIESGKIGLLQKIVEHYRNENLVFLQVTHKLQHFQTSSPTMQGARLAGLYRVLGAEYKQIYSITVDSDCTLEDYEKLQKQIETEFYGSYSADSAECCYRIDKRYEPKLIKNQIENDILKDSLQKESFNSRDVILITGGSRGIGASIAEYVVSCGCRNLVIIGREKLPEKSVWKEILVDENKSVFAEKIGKMQSYIEQGVNVLYYSTPLTDEDGLRTMVDEIHQQAGAISGVYHCAGMMSRSPAFFKKELSDIESVCEPKMKGLRILHKAMENEPLAFFILFSSVSGTIPRLAVGQADYSMANAYMDFYAANQACRRNSCFKAVQWPVWGETGMASGENVTPSYTKTGMEPLSTEDGITFLSFIKKESYNVCLPCVTNGDKFRDDCLLRIKEITEGTAHNDSGANKDVGLHKDLQYYVRQWLREQFMSELKLSDDQLDENKQFSEYGIDSIILAQLVQTLQSGVEKKLEPSLILEYGTISELVDYFTVHHGESFRKRYAVNTKVQAVKIPEQKRCLAEKGFGGTTDDIAVVGLSCRFPGAPAKEDYWQLLTRGLSAIKPVPEKRWQPKNNRIDYGGWLDDAELFDADFFSINEKDAEIMDPQARIILEESLKAIYDAGYRHKDLSGEKVGVYIGGRSQSNAKINAVLNAPNPILGTGQNYMATNISRFFNFRGPSLIVDTACSSGITSMVFASDALQNHRIDIAVAGAVSLLLSPYSHELFDARNILNRDGKVNIFDKNSGGEVLGEGCGVVILKRYSDAVKDGNHIYGVIKAIATNNDGRTLGPGSPNINAQKQVLQDALMCSGRNAEDIGYIEVNGGGSPVVDSVEIKALSDIYHLDDLSLSECYAGSIKPNVGHLLLASGMAGFIRCLLSVHYKQIPPFLSALEPFDYYDFTSSRIRFNRETIEWETAPGKKRIAAQSSFPDGGTNCHIIIEEFVPGGNYMQRYYPQKCPELQKRSFPLSAASSPEALPTPKHEPEYCNGTDLNSIIQKFVIEPAKGTGQESHIPVGTFWGEVK